The stretch of DNA TGCGGCTGCGCCGGACCTTCGAGCTGAAGGACACTCAGGGGCAGGTGCTGATCGACATCCACGAGAAGATGATCAGCCTGCGGGACACGATGGTCATCGAGCGTCAGGGCGAGCGACTCGCCACCATCAAGCACAAGCGGTTCTCGCTGCTGCGCAACCACTACCGCGTCTCCCTCGTGGACGGCACGGAACTGGACGTGAGCGGCAAGATCCTGGACCGCGAGTTCGGTGTCGACTACGACGGTGAGCTGCTGGCCCAGATCTCACGGCGCTGGCTCAGCGTGCGGGACACCTACGGCGTGGACGTCGTACGCGACGACGCCGACCCCGCGTTGATCATCGCGGTGGCGGTCTGTGTCATCACGATGGCGGAGAAGGAGCGCGAGGAGGACTGACGGGCGGGGAGGACCGACGAACGGGGAGGGGAGGGCGGGGAGGACCGACGGACGGGGAGGGGGCAACGGGGTCCGCCCTGTGGCCGCTCGCGGGCAGCCGGGTGGCCGACGAGGCCGAGGGTCCGACCTACGGCCACCCGCGGGCAGCCGGGGCAACCGGGGGCCCGACGGGCCCGGCCTACGGCCGCCCGGGGGCTTCCCCACGGGGTCCGACCGCTTCGTCCTCTTCTACGCCGGTCTGGCGGAGGGAAGCGGGCACAGTACCACCGTCCTGGCATTCAGGCCGTCAACTCGGGGCCTACCATCGTCATACGAAAGCACTGCCGGGGCGTCACGCGCAGCGTACTGTGCTCTTCCGGGGGAGAGCCCCCGGCCCCCGGAGCCATGCACCGTCCATGCCGTCCCGGCGGCCATGGCGGCCCGGCCCACCGCGGCCTTCGGCCGTCCCGGCCGCCGCAGCCGTACACCGTCAGTCGTCCTGATGTCCGCCCGCGGCGCCGCCGCGACGTACCGACCGCACGAGGGGTCCCGTGAGTCTCCATCCCAGTCTCCAGTCCTACGCCGAAGCCTGGACGCAATCCGTGGAGGCGATATCCGAGTTGGTGTCGCCACTCGTCGAGGGTGAGTGGAACCGGGCGACCCCCTGCCCGAACTGGTCGGTGCGGGACATCGTCTCCCATGTCATCGGCCTGGACTGCGAGATCCTGGGCGACCCCCGGCCGATCCACACGCTGCCGCGCGACCTCTACCACGTGAAGACCGAGAGCCAGCGGTACATGGAGATGCAGGTCGACGTGCGCCGTCACCACACGGCGCCGGAGATGACGTCGGAGCTTGAGTACACGATCATCCGCCGCACGCGTCAGCTGCGTAACGAGACGCGGGAGCCCTCCGCGATGATCCGCGGTCCGTTCGGGACGGAACAGACGCTGGAACACGCCATGCTCCAGCGGGCTTTCGACGTGTGGGTGCACGAGCAGGACCTGCGGACCGCGCTCGGCAGACCCGGAGACCTCGACTCCCCCGGCGCCCATGTGACACGGGACGTACTGCTCAGCGCCCTGCCGAAGGTCGTCGCCAAGAAGGCGGGCGCCCCGGCGAGCACCGCCGTCGTCTTCGACGTCAGCGGCCCCGTCGAGTTCCTGCGCACCGTACGGGTCGACGCCGACGGCCGGGGCTCGGTGGACGGCTCGCCCTCACTCGGGCCGATCGTCACGATCAGCACGGACTGGGAGACGTACGTACGGCTGGCCTGCGGGCGGGTGCAGGCGGAGCAGGTGCGGGACAAGGTGAAGACGGAGGGCGACCTCGAACTCGCCGAGGCGATCCTCCGCGAGTTCGCGGTCACCCCCTGACACAGCGGTCACTCCCTGACACAGCGGTCACCCCCTGACGCGGGGAAGCCGCCGCGCGCGGGACGGACCGCCGCGCCCCTGGTGACGGGGACCTGTTGCCGGGTTGCCTGACAGCAGGTGGCGGCCGACGGCTGACGGCTGACGGCTGACGGCTGACGGCTGACGGCTGACCAACGGCGGCGGACGAGTGGCGAGTGGCGAGTGGCGAGTGGCGGTCAACGAAGCCCGCCAGACCACGCCCACCAGCCCCCTGGCGCCCCGCAGGTCCTCGCGCCCCTCAGACCCCGTGCCCATCGGGCCCTCGCCCCTCAGGCCTCCGCGGGCACGTGTACGGCCTCCACCCGGCTGGCGACCGGCCGTTCGCGTTCGCGCCGTACCGTGCGCCCGCGAAGGCGCAGTACCTGTGAGACGCCCACCGCCTGAAGTACGAAGATGCTGACGAACGCGATCCGGAAGTTGTCGCCCGTCGCGTCCAGCAGGAGGCCCACAGCCAGCAAGGTGGTCATGGAGGCGATGAAGCCTCCCATGTTGACGATGCCGGAGGCGGTGCCCTGCCGTTCGGGCGGGTTGGCGGGCCTCGCGAAGTCGAAGCCGATCATCGACGCGGGGCCGCAGGCGCCGAGCACCACGCAGAGCAGGACCAGCAGCCACATCGGGTCGTGCCCGCCGGGCCAGGTCAGCACGGCCACCCACAGTGCGGCGGTGACGCCGACGGTGGTGAGGACCATGGGGATCCTCGCGTTGTGGTGGCGGGCGACGATCTGACCGTAGACGAGGCCGACCGCCATGTTCGACAGGACGACGAGGGTGAGCAGTTCGCCGGCGGTCCCGCGGCTGAGCCCCTGCGCCTCGACCAGGAACGGCAGGCCCCACAGCAGCAGGAAGACGGTCGAGGGGAACTGGGTCGTGAAGTGCACCCAGAGGCCGAGCCGGGTGCCGGGCTCACGCCACGTCTCGCGGATCTGCCTGCGGATGTGGGCCGCGCCCCGGTGTGTGGAGGCGGGTGGCGGAGGTTCGTGGCCCTCCGGGTGGTCCTTGAGGAAGACCAGCATCAGTACGAGGACAACGACACCGGCGAGGGCGCTGCCGGCGAAGGCGCCCGTCCAGCCGACGCCGTGCAGCATCCGCGCGATGACCAGGGTGGAGACGAGGTTGCCCGCCATCCCGACGAGCCCGGCGAGCTGCGCGACGAGCGGGCCGCGGCGGGCGGGGAACCAGCGGGTGCCGAGCCGCAGCACGCTGATGAACGTCATCGCGTCACCGCAGCCGAGCATGGCGCGGGAGGCGAGGGCGGAGCCGTAGGTGGGGGAGAAGGCGAAGCCGAGCTGGCCGAGGGTGAACAGTACGGCGCCGATGGCCAGCACCTTCTTGGTGCCGAGCCGGTCGACCATCAGGCCGACGGGTATCTGCATGCCCGCGTAGACCAGCAGCTGGAGTATGGAGAACGTCGACAGCGACGAGGCGTTGATGTGGAAGCGGTCGGCCGCGTCGAGCCCGGCGACGCCGAGTGAGGTCCTGAAGATGATCGCGACGAAGTAGACGGCGACGCCGACACCCCAGACGGCGAAAGCCCGCTTGCCGCCGGGCGGGTCGCCGGGCAGCGTGAGGGCAGGGGCGGAGGCGCTCATCGGACCTCGCCCCTGGCCAGCGTTTGGAACCAGCTGACATGCCGGTAGACGGCGGCGACCGCTTCGTCACCGTCACCCACGCGCAGCGCCCGCAGGATCTCGCCGTGCTCGGCGATGCTCTTGGCGGTGCGGTCGGGGTGCGAGTTCATGAGGGCGACGCCCATCCGGAGCTGTCGGTCACGGAGCTGGTCGTAGAGGCGGGAGAGGATCTCGTTCCCCCCGCTGCGGACGATCTCGGCGTGGAAGGACCGGTCACTCCTCGCGGCCTCGTGGTAGTTGCCGGCCTCGGCCTGCTCCTGGTGGAGCGCGAGCAGTTCCTCCAGCCGGCCGAGGAGCCGGGGGGAGGCGGGAAGGGCCTTGCGGGCGGCGTGCTGTTCGACGAGCAGCCGGGTCTCGACGACGTCGGCGATCTCCTGCGCCGATACGGGCAGGACGAGGGCGCCCTTCTTCGGATAGAGCCGCAGCAGCCCCTCGACCTCCAACTTGAGCAACGCCTCACGCACAGGCGTCCGCGAGACCCCGACAGCCTCGGCCAGCTCCCCCTCGGTGAGCAGCGTCCCGCCCTCATAACGACGTTCGAGTACACCTCGTTTGACGTGGTCGTAGACACGGTCGGCGGCGGGCGGCTGTTTCACGGCACCGGGGGCGTGCGGGGACACCGAGGGCGTGGGTGAGGCTGGCATGCGCACAGAATAGATACAAGAGGGATACGTGCACTAGTTCGGTCCGGGATCCGGACAGGGGGTGTGGGGGTGGGGGCTCGGGGCGGTGGCTCGGGGGCTCGGGCCCGTCAGGGGAGCGGCGTTCGCGCCGAGCTGTCTGGAAGGTTGCTGTCTCTCCCTGCCTTGCCCTCATCGGCAACCCGATCGCCCTCTTCCCCACCTCGGGGCAGCAGGAACGGTGTCGCCAGGGAGAGGAGGCCCGCGATGGCGATGGCGGGGCGCGGTCCTGTGGCGCTGGCCAGTACTCCCCACAGGGCGGTCATTCCAGCGGTGCAGAGTTTGCTGGTGACCGACCACGCGGAGAGTGTTCTGGCGATCCGGTCGTCCGGTGTCCGCTCCAGCCGGTATGTGGAGGAGACCGGGTTGAAGACGGCCGAGCACGTGATCAGTCCCAGCTCGACCACGATGACGAGTACGAGCCCCCCGGCGCCGGGACGGATGAAGACCAGTCCGGGAAGCCAGCAGGCACGGAGCGTCCCCGAGACGAACATGACCTTCCTCCGGCCGAACCGCGCGACCAGCCCCGGCGAGAGCCGCGAGCCGACGAGCCCTCCGACGCACGGTGTGGCGAAGGCGAGGGCGTACTGCCAAGGGGCGAAGCCGAGCCGGCCGAGCATGAGGACGGCGAGAACCGGCGCGATGGCCATGATCAGGCTGTTGTTCAGGAGGGTGTTGAGGAACAGCGGGCGCAGCGTCCTGTGGTGCAGGATGTACCGCCACCCCTCGGAGAGGTCAGCGACCCGCAGCCCCGGCGCGCTGACATGCGCGGGCTTCTGCTCCTTCCCACCGATGGCGCGGATACCGACCGCCGACAGCAGGTAGCTGACCCCGTCCGCGGCCAGGGTCACCATCGGGCCGAAGACCCCGATGGCGGCTCCGCCGAGCGGCGGCCCCGCCACAGAGGCGGTCCACATCGTGGACTCGAAGCGGGCGTTGGCGACGAGCAGGTGTTCCGGCGCCACGAGCGCCTTCATCGCCGCCCCGCTCGCCGCCCTGAAGGTGAGGTCGGCCGCGCTCACGGCGATGGATGCGATCAGTAGCTGTACGAAGCCGAGCAGCCCGAGCACGTACGCGAGGACCACGCTGATCAGCGCGGCGAACCGTACGAGGTCCATCGCGATCATCACCGGCCGCTTACGCCGGAACTCCACCCACGGCCCGAGCGGCACCGCCACGAGAGCCCCCACGGCGAGTCCGGCCGCCGCCAGCGCGGACACCTGCATCGGCCCGGCATGCAGGACGAGTACCGCGATGAGCGGAAAGGCGTCGAAGGCGATCCACGTACCGAACGTGCTGACCGCGTAGGCGGCCCAGAGCCACTCGAACCGCCGCCCCAGCCGCACCCGGCCACCCGGCGTCGCAGCGCCCTTCGCCATATCCCCGCCTCACCGGGCACCCGTCGGGCACCTGCCGATCCGTCGCCCCGTCGGGCAACCGTCGGCCACATCAAAGCGAGCGGGGCCCTGCGGGGCAAGCGACGGATGGGGCACCGGAAACGATCAGCGGCTGTCGCGGCTTCGCCGCCCGGCCGGGGTGACGGACGTCTCGGTGCCGGGGCGGCCGGCTTCGATCACGCGCGGACCGGCCCGCAGCCGCTGCACTCCTAGCGGGACGAGGGCCCGTCCAGCAGCCGCAAGAACGGCCCCCAGGCATGCGGGGCGACTCGCAGCAGCGGCCCACCTAGCACCTTGGAGTCACGGATCGCGACGGTGTGGGGGAGGTTGCGGGCTATCTCTACGCACTCCTGTCCTTGGTTGCCTCCTGAGTAGCTGGACTTGTGAAACTCGAAGCCAGTCACGTACTAGAACTCCTTGCGGATGGCATCGATCAAGCTGACCGTGTTCGTCTGGGCCAGCGCCTGACGAGCGATCCGATCGAATACCTGAGCGTGATGAACCGCGTCAGTCTCACTCTCCAACCACACGGTTGACGAGGTGCTTTCGGCGAAAACCACGTCGAGCGCGCCCTGCTCGTCGAACGAGACGATACTGAAAGCGCTGGTCATGCCTGGGTGTGCCCCCGCAAGGCACGGCAGAATCTGAAGCTTCACATTGGGCTGTCGAGCCATGTTGCTGAGATGCCCCAGTTGCTCACGCATCACCGATCTCCCGCCGACAAGCTGTCGCAACGCTCCTTCCCACAGCACGGCCCATAGCTGCAAAGGGCGCTCTCCCCTCAGACGCTCCTGCCGCGCGAGTCTCGCCTCAACGAACGGCTCGATCTCGTCCGGGTCGTCCCATGAACCAGCGCCAACGGCCAAGGCCCTCGCGTAGTCAGGTGTCTGCAAGAGGCCGGGTATGACGGCCAATTGCCAGGTACGAATATTGGTGGCGATATCCTCCAGAGCCACGTACTCCACCATGGCCTGCATCTGGGGGTACTGGTTCCACCAGCCCTTGGCCTTACGTCGGTCGCGGTCGGCTCTGGCCAGAGCAAGCAGCCTGTTAACCACGACCGGGTCCTGAACTTCGTACAGGTGACACAGCGCCCTGACATCAGGGTCACGCATCGGCACGAGGCCACGTTCCATCTTGGCCACCTTCGCCACAGATGCGGTCAACGCTTCGGCAGACGAGGCCTGACGTAGCCCCCTACTCTCGCGCAACGCCAGCAGTTCGCCACCAAGCCGACGACCCAGCACCGTCGAGATGGTCTTTCCACGGTCAGCACGGTCTCCGGCCATCGCCGCCCTTCCTTCACAGTGCTCCACAGTTTGCTGCCAAGTGGCTCCAGCACCCAATACGCAGAGAATTATCTGCGCAATCAACTTGCTGCACAGCCCAACGCGTCAGTACTCTCAGTACCCAACAGGCCACGCTGTGCAGTCCAAGTGGAAGAGCACCGTCCTGCCCCACCGCAGAACGGCGTGCCACCGCTGGGCATCGCCCGCCAAGGCTCCCGACGCTGCACAGGAGGTGCGCTCCATGTCCGCTACTCTCCCCAACTCGCGCGACCCGCAAGGTGACCGTTCCGACACCGTCAGCTACACCCCCTACCTCCCCAACGTCTCCCGCGCCCGCCAGCGCGTCGCTTGGCTCGCCAAGGAGTGGGGCGTGCCGCATCTCATGGACGATGCCGCCCTGTTGGCGAGTGAGCTGTGCAGCAACGCGCTGCTCCACGGCTGCGTACGGGACCGGCTCTTCCGGGTCGATGTCGCGCTGCGGAACGGCGCCTTCCGGGTGAGCGTCACCGATGCCAAGGGTGAGCGGATGCCCGTACTCCGACAGCCCGGCGAAGAGCGGGACGACATCGGGCAGTTCGGGCGCGGGCTCCTGCTCGTATCCGCCATCGCGCAACGGTGGGACAGCGAGCCGCTGATCGTCGGTAAGACCGTCTGGGCCGAACTCGACGCCTAGCCACCGCACATGTGCGCAGCCTGTGCGTAACCGCTGTGCAGCGGGGCCCCGCCGGTGGGACCCTGCTGCACAGGTGCCGAGGAAGACGCGGCCAGACCTCCGCGACCGGTGCCACAGAGGCGGGTGGGGTCCATGAGGATCCGGGGACTGACAGGGCCACGCGGCGGCACATCGCTCGCCGCCCTCGTACTCATCGTGAGTGGCGTGGCGGGGTGCGGCGACGGCTCCGGCGAGAGTCCGCCCCCGCCCAATGATCCCTCGGTCTCCCGGCCCGGCGCGGCCGAACCGATCTCGACCACACCCGGGGGCGGGCACGGTCAGCCGCCCCCGGACGACCCCGGCGGCGGCGACCCCGGTATCTCCCCGGTGAAGCCCCCGCCCTCCGACACGGGACCCCAGGGGAACCCGGGGCCGCGCATCACGGGCAGTTTCCCTGGGGAGCCCACGCTCGACCCGTGCGGTACGCCGCCGGTGGGGTTGCCCACCGACGACCCGGACTGCACTCCGACCCCCGAGACGACTCCCGTGGAGATCCCACCCGAGGCCGAGCCGTCGTCGTCGCTGGACGACGGGTTCTGAGAGCCGGCGCGGTGGCGAGGGACACGGCGGGCACGGACAGTACGGCCGGACCCCTGGGTGCAGGAACACCCACGGGCGCCCCGCACGACGACGGGGAGGACGCCGCCGACCATCCGCGCGGCCCCGCCTCCGAACTCCTCAACTCCGTGATCGGCGCGGGCTCGTTCATCGGTGGCCTGATGCTGTACGCGGGGTTCATCCACAGCAACGCGTACTACTCCTACTTCCACCTCGACACCTTCGCCATCGGCTTCGACTCCCTGGAACTCGCCGTCAGGAGCCTCCGGCTGGCGACCTTCCCCGTACTGATCGCGCTGGCCCTCGTGGTGGTCCTGCCCCGCGTACCGGAGTTGCTGACCGCGCTCGGCGTACGCCAGGACCTCCTCGGGAAGCTGAGCGAAGCGGGCCGGGTGGCCGCCCGCGCGTATCCGGCCTTCGTGGTCGCCGGTGTCGTCGTGATGCTGCTGTGGCGCTACGTCCAACCGTTCGGCTGGGCCGCCCCCGTACTGGTCGCGGGCGGGCTGCTGCTCGGCCAGACGCAGACCGCCAGAGCCTCGGAACCCGGCGGCGGTACACGGGGCGGCAGGGTCTGGCGGCGCGGGGTGCCCATCGTCGTCGCTGGGCTGTTCCTCATGTGGGCCGTGGCGCTCGTGGCGGGCGACCTCGGCCGCGCGGACGCCCACGGCGACGAGCACCGGATCGTACGACGGGTGGCCGTGGTCGTCCTCAGCACCGACCGGCTGAGCATGTCGGGCTCCCCGAGCCTGCACTCCGAGGACCTGGGCGCGCGCACCCACTACCGCTACCGGTACACGGGCCTGCGGCTGCTGGTCGAGCGCAGCGGCCGTTACTACCTGCTGCCACTGGACTGGACGCGCGCCACCGGCACCACGTACATCATCCAGGACGACGACTCGATCCGCCTCGAACTGCTTCCCGGGGTACAGCCCCGCGAGTAGTTCACCCCCTCAGCTCGTCGCCGGGGAGCCACCGCCTACAGCAACGCCGCACGGGCCTGGTCGAGCAGCCATTGCTCCGCCCGTTCCAGTGACCATCCGTTCTCGTCCACACAGGTGAAGTACGACGCATAGCCGAAGTAGAACCACAGCACGTCGACCGCCAGATCAAGATCTGTTCCCTGGCGCAGCCCGTCGATATCGGCGAGCCGCCGGGCGGTACGGACGAAGCCCTTGCGGTAGACGTCGGTCGCCTCGGCGAGGGCCTGCGCGGCCCGCGCGTCGTGCGGCGCGGTGGCCAGCACCACTCGCATGACGTCACCCCACTCGGCGCGCACCTCGCGCGTACCGGAAGCCGTCGCGCGCAGGATCGCCTCCGCGTCGGTGAGCACCGCCACGTGTGCGTAGGTGGACGCGATGACCGGGGCGGTTGTCCACTGCTGGATCAGCGTGTGCAAGAGGCCGTGTTTGCCGCCGCCGACCGCGTAGACCGTCGCCGGGGCCACTCGGGCCTCGGCGGCGATGTCCTCGACCCTGGTGGCGAAGAACCCGTTGGAGCTGAAGAGCTTCCTCGCCGCGTCGATGATCGCCTGGCGGGTGAGTGCGGCGTACTCAGCTCTTCTGTTGTTGCTGGCGCCGCCCTTGTCGCCGGCCCCGCTCTTGTCGCCGGTGCTGCCCTTCATCTTCTGCTTCCGCCTCTCATCTCGGTGACGGTATCAGGCTCCGCTGAGGCGAGACCCGCTCTTTTCATCAGAGTCAAGCTCTGATTGACTGCCGCCATGGACGACGACGAACTGATGCTCTGGAACGGGGCGGTGACCCACCGGGCGGCGGCGGTCGCACGGTGCCGCAGCGCGGATGAGGTGAGCGCGGCCGTTCGGCGAGCACGCGCCGACGGGCTTCCCCTGTCCGTGCTCGGCGGGGGTCACGACTGGACGGGACGCGCGATCCGTCCCGACGCAATGGTCATCGACCTCCGCGGCATGCGGACCGTCACGGTGGACGGCGACGTCGCGGTCGTGGGCGGAGGCGCGACGGCGGCCGACCTGGTCGCCGGGGCGGCCGAACACGGCCGGTCCGCGGCGACCGGCACCGTCGGCGCGGTCGGGATGGCAGGACTCACCCTCGGCGGAGGGTACGGGCCCCTGTGCGGAGTCGCGGGGCTGGCCCTCGACAACCTCCTGAGCGCCGAAGTCGTCCTGGCCGACGGCAGCATCGTCACCACCGACGAGGACACGCTGCCCGACCTCTTCTGGGCCTTGCGAGGCGGCGGCGGGAACTTCGGCGTGGTGACATCGACGCGCATACGACTGCACCGCATACCGCGCGTGTACGCCGGGTTCGTGTTCTTCCCCCTGACCGCCGCGACCGACGTACTGGACGGCTTCGCCGAGCTGTCCGGTGCGGCGCCCGACGAACTCACCGCACAGACCGGTGTCATCAGCGGCCAGGACGGCACACCCACGCTGTTCGTCAACCCGACCTGGAGCGGCCCCCTCGCGGACGGCGCGTACTGGGTGAATCGGATCGCGAAGCTCGGCACGCCGGCCATGGTCCACGCCGGCCCGGTCGACTACGCCGAGCCGCTGCGCCGCGGCGACCAGAAGTTCGCCGCCGACGGACGGCACTACGCCATCAGGACCCGCACGCTCGCGGCGCTCACGCCGGACGCGAACCAGGCCATCGTGGCCGCGGGCGCCGACCGTACCTCTCCACTCAGCGCGGTGAGCATCCACCACTTCCACGGAGCGGCGACGCGCGTACCTTTGGAGGCCACGGCGTTCGGGCTGCGCCAGGATCACTTCATGGTCGAGATCCTCGCGTCCTGGCGCCCGGGGGCCGGTGACGAAGGAGCACACCGGCGGTGGGCCGACGAGACAGCCGACATGCTCAGGCCGTTCGCGCTGCCCGGCGGCTACCCGAACCTCCTCGCCGACAGCCACCACGACCAGATCGCCCACGCCTACGGCCCCCACACCGGTCGACTGCTCAAGGCCAAGGCGCGG from Streptomyces tsukubensis encodes:
- a CDS encoding LURP-one-related/scramblase family protein — its product is MRFLVRERMFAVGDDYWIEDDHGRKVYLVDGKAMRLRRTFELKDTQGQVLIDIHEKMISLRDTMVIERQGERLATIKHKRFSLLRNHYRVSLVDGTELDVSGKILDREFGVDYDGELLAQISRRWLSVRDTYGVDVVRDDADPALIIAVAVCVITMAEKEREED
- a CDS encoding maleylpyruvate isomerase family mycothiol-dependent enzyme, whose amino-acid sequence is MSLHPSLQSYAEAWTQSVEAISELVSPLVEGEWNRATPCPNWSVRDIVSHVIGLDCEILGDPRPIHTLPRDLYHVKTESQRYMEMQVDVRRHHTAPEMTSELEYTIIRRTRQLRNETREPSAMIRGPFGTEQTLEHAMLQRAFDVWVHEQDLRTALGRPGDLDSPGAHVTRDVLLSALPKVVAKKAGAPASTAVVFDVSGPVEFLRTVRVDADGRGSVDGSPSLGPIVTISTDWETYVRLACGRVQAEQVRDKVKTEGDLELAEAILREFAVTP
- a CDS encoding MFS transporter, which codes for MSASAPALTLPGDPPGGKRAFAVWGVGVAVYFVAIIFRTSLGVAGLDAADRFHINASSLSTFSILQLLVYAGMQIPVGLMVDRLGTKKVLAIGAVLFTLGQLGFAFSPTYGSALASRAMLGCGDAMTFISVLRLGTRWFPARRGPLVAQLAGLVGMAGNLVSTLVIARMLHGVGWTGAFAGSALAGVVVLVLMLVFLKDHPEGHEPPPPASTHRGAAHIRRQIRETWREPGTRLGLWVHFTTQFPSTVFLLLWGLPFLVEAQGLSRGTAGELLTLVVLSNMAVGLVYGQIVARHHNARIPMVLTTVGVTAALWVAVLTWPGGHDPMWLLVLLCVVLGACGPASMIGFDFARPANPPERQGTASGIVNMGGFIASMTTLLAVGLLLDATGDNFRIAFVSIFVLQAVGVSQVLRLRGRTVRRERERPVASRVEAVHVPAEA
- a CDS encoding GntR family transcriptional regulator, encoding MPASPTPSVSPHAPGAVKQPPAADRVYDHVKRGVLERRYEGGTLLTEGELAEAVGVSRTPVREALLKLEVEGLLRLYPKKGALVLPVSAQEIADVVETRLLVEQHAARKALPASPRLLGRLEELLALHQEQAEAGNYHEAARSDRSFHAEIVRSGGNEILSRLYDQLRDRQLRMGVALMNSHPDRTAKSIAEHGEILRALRVGDGDEAVAAVYRHVSWFQTLARGEVR
- a CDS encoding MFS transporter, which codes for MAKGAATPGGRVRLGRRFEWLWAAYAVSTFGTWIAFDAFPLIAVLVLHAGPMQVSALAAAGLAVGALVAVPLGPWVEFRRKRPVMIAMDLVRFAALISVVLAYVLGLLGFVQLLIASIAVSAADLTFRAASGAAMKALVAPEHLLVANARFESTMWTASVAGPPLGGAAIGVFGPMVTLAADGVSYLLSAVGIRAIGGKEQKPAHVSAPGLRVADLSEGWRYILHHRTLRPLFLNTLLNNSLIMAIAPVLAVLMLGRLGFAPWQYALAFATPCVGGLVGSRLSPGLVARFGRRKVMFVSGTLRACWLPGLVFIRPGAGGLVLVIVVELGLITCSAVFNPVSSTYRLERTPDDRIARTLSAWSVTSKLCTAGMTALWGVLASATGPRPAIAIAGLLSLATPFLLPRGGEEGDRVADEGKAGRDSNLPDSSARTPLP
- a CDS encoding DUF397 domain-containing protein — its product is MTGFEFHKSSYSGGNQGQECVEIARNLPHTVAIRDSKVLGGPLLRVAPHAWGPFLRLLDGPSSR
- a CDS encoding helix-turn-helix domain-containing protein; translated protein: MAGDRADRGKTISTVLGRRLGGELLALRESRGLRQASSAEALTASVAKVAKMERGLVPMRDPDVRALCHLYEVQDPVVVNRLLALARADRDRRKAKGWWNQYPQMQAMVEYVALEDIATNIRTWQLAVIPGLLQTPDYARALAVGAGSWDDPDEIEPFVEARLARQERLRGERPLQLWAVLWEGALRQLVGGRSVMREQLGHLSNMARQPNVKLQILPCLAGAHPGMTSAFSIVSFDEQGALDVVFAESTSSTVWLESETDAVHHAQVFDRIARQALAQTNTVSLIDAIRKEF
- a CDS encoding ATP-binding protein → MSATLPNSRDPQGDRSDTVSYTPYLPNVSRARQRVAWLAKEWGVPHLMDDAALLASELCSNALLHGCVRDRLFRVDVALRNGAFRVSVTDAKGERMPVLRQPGEERDDIGQFGRGLLLVSAIAQRWDSEPLIVGKTVWAELDA
- a CDS encoding TetR/AcrR family transcriptional regulator, with protein sequence MKGSTGDKSGAGDKGGASNNRRAEYAALTRQAIIDAARKLFSSNGFFATRVEDIAAEARVAPATVYAVGGGKHGLLHTLIQQWTTAPVIASTYAHVAVLTDAEAILRATASGTREVRAEWGDVMRVVLATAPHDARAAQALAEATDVYRKGFVRTARRLADIDGLRQGTDLDLAVDVLWFYFGYASYFTCVDENGWSLERAEQWLLDQARAALL
- a CDS encoding FAD-binding oxidoreductase, which produces MDDDELMLWNGAVTHRAAAVARCRSADEVSAAVRRARADGLPLSVLGGGHDWTGRAIRPDAMVIDLRGMRTVTVDGDVAVVGGGATAADLVAGAAEHGRSAATGTVGAVGMAGLTLGGGYGPLCGVAGLALDNLLSAEVVLADGSIVTTDEDTLPDLFWALRGGGGNFGVVTSTRIRLHRIPRVYAGFVFFPLTAATDVLDGFAELSGAAPDELTAQTGVISGQDGTPTLFVNPTWSGPLADGAYWVNRIAKLGTPAMVHAGPVDYAEPLRRGDQKFAADGRHYAIRTRTLAALTPDANQAIVAAGADRTSPLSAVSIHHFHGAATRVPLEATAFGLRQDHFMVEILASWRPGAGDEGAHRRWADETADMLRPFALPGGYPNLLADSHHDQIAHAYGPHTGRLLKAKARFDPDGIFSAIPLPVPVPVPVPSRATYPAKTGEA